One region of Qipengyuania gaetbuli genomic DNA includes:
- a CDS encoding MFS transporter: protein MSQTDASNETATQTSAQPDAKVPAYSWYALGVLVVVYMLNFIDRQILSILANDIKADLGVGDDYLGFLYGTAFAVFYALFGIPLGKLADSWKRVRLMAIGLTLWSAMTALSGFAKTAAGLTVARIGVGVGEATASPSAYSLISDWFPARLRATALAIYSSGLYVGGGISLLIGAMVVEAWNEAYPGGGPLGLVGWQAAFLAVGIPGLLLAIWVLSLREPVRGEIDGLPTPEDPEPFRGFLRELFQVIPPFTILGAAMRGTSALMVNLAGLLGFAVLAWVMTQIAPASAALLPGIVSDQWLFLGIGYYAVFSWAMGLKARDLPTFRLTWGSPAFLTVILGYGMVAFMSYAGSYWGAPYAERALGAAKSDLGWFLGAPAAVAGFLGVILGGRLADFLLERRPEGRLYVVMFGLVAPIPPLLIAYTTDALVTFYIASFFANMFSASALGAAAASSQALVLPRMRGLATATFFLSTTLVGLGLGPFMAGYVSATNADDLSFGVLSTLVAVPIGLVLLIAAMKLVPAAGASVVERARAAGENV from the coding sequence TTGAGCCAGACTGATGCGAGCAACGAGACAGCTACACAGACATCGGCTCAACCAGACGCGAAGGTCCCGGCCTATAGCTGGTATGCACTGGGCGTGCTGGTCGTGGTCTACATGCTCAACTTCATCGACCGGCAGATTCTCTCGATCCTCGCCAACGATATCAAGGCCGACCTCGGTGTCGGCGACGACTATCTGGGATTTCTCTACGGTACCGCATTCGCGGTTTTCTACGCGCTCTTCGGCATCCCCCTCGGCAAGCTGGCGGATAGCTGGAAGCGCGTCCGGTTGATGGCCATCGGCCTGACGCTGTGGTCGGCCATGACTGCACTGTCGGGCTTTGCGAAGACCGCGGCAGGCCTGACGGTTGCCCGTATTGGCGTGGGGGTCGGGGAAGCGACCGCCAGCCCCTCTGCCTATTCGCTCATATCGGACTGGTTCCCTGCGCGCCTGCGCGCCACTGCCCTCGCGATCTATTCGTCGGGCCTGTATGTCGGCGGCGGCATCTCGCTGCTGATCGGCGCGATGGTGGTCGAGGCCTGGAACGAGGCATATCCCGGCGGCGGCCCGCTGGGCCTTGTAGGCTGGCAGGCCGCATTCCTCGCGGTCGGCATTCCCGGCCTGCTGCTCGCCATCTGGGTCCTCAGCCTGCGCGAACCCGTGCGCGGCGAGATCGATGGCCTGCCGACGCCGGAAGATCCCGAGCCGTTTCGCGGCTTCCTGCGCGAACTCTTCCAGGTCATCCCGCCGTTCACGATTCTCGGCGCGGCCATGCGCGGTACCTCGGCGCTAATGGTCAACCTTGCCGGTCTCTTGGGCTTTGCGGTCCTCGCATGGGTGATGACCCAGATCGCGCCTGCTAGTGCCGCATTGCTGCCCGGCATCGTATCGGACCAGTGGCTGTTCCTCGGCATCGGTTATTATGCCGTATTCAGCTGGGCGATGGGCCTCAAGGCGCGCGACTTGCCCACTTTCAGGCTGACCTGGGGATCGCCGGCCTTCCTGACCGTCATCCTCGGTTACGGCATGGTCGCCTTCATGTCCTATGCTGGGTCCTACTGGGGTGCTCCTTACGCAGAGCGCGCGCTGGGTGCGGCCAAGTCCGACCTCGGCTGGTTCCTCGGTGCGCCTGCCGCAGTGGCAGGTTTCCTCGGCGTGATCCTCGGCGGACGCCTTGCCGACTTCTTGCTGGAGCGTCGACCCGAAGGGCGTCTCTACGTGGTGATGTTCGGTCTGGTGGCACCGATCCCGCCGCTCCTCATCGCCTACACGACCGACGCGCTCGTCACTTTCTATATCGCCAGCTTCTTCGCCAACATGTTCTCGGCGTCGGCACTCGGTGCAGCCGCTGCGAGCAGCCAGGCGCTGGTCCTGCCGCGAATGCGCGGTCTTGCGACGGCGACCTTCTTCCTGTCGACGACGCTGGTGGGCCTTGGGCTTGGTCCGTTCATGGCCGGATATGTCTCGGCCACCAATGCTGACGACCTGTCGTTCGGCGTACTCTCCACGCTGGTAGCCGTTCCGATCGGACTGGTGTTGCTGATTGCCGCCATGAAGCTCGTACCTGCAGCCGGGGCGAGCGTAGTGGAGCGCGCCCGGGCTGCGGGGGAAAACGTCTAG
- a CDS encoding superoxide dismutase family protein, producing the protein MSDLPTDRVGQASLTLANGVPAGTAQLLSNGTTVSIAIAVTGIEPGPHGFHLHTTGKCEAPGFTSAGGHLNPAGRQHGSENPSGKHLGDLPNLVVGANGTATAEFDLAGTRDQVLADIFDADGTAVMIHAGADDYRSDPAGDAGSRIACGVLRPA; encoded by the coding sequence TTGAGCGACTTGCCGACCGACCGCGTTGGCCAGGCGAGCCTAACGCTCGCAAACGGCGTTCCGGCAGGCACGGCGCAGCTCCTGTCGAACGGCACCACGGTGAGCATTGCAATTGCCGTTACCGGTATCGAACCGGGCCCTCACGGCTTCCACCTCCATACGACTGGCAAGTGCGAAGCACCGGGCTTCACCAGCGCCGGCGGACATCTAAACCCGGCAGGTCGCCAGCACGGCAGCGAGAACCCTTCCGGCAAGCATCTGGGGGACCTGCCCAACCTTGTTGTCGGGGCCAACGGCACCGCTACTGCCGAGTTCGATCTCGCCGGAACGCGCGACCAGGTCCTCGCCGATATCTTCGACGCAGACGGTACGGCAGTGATGATCCATGCAGGCGCAGACGACTATCGCAGCGATCCTGCCGGCGATGCCGGTTCGCGGATCGCGTGCGGGGTATTGCGCCCCGCCTGA
- a CDS encoding OmpA family protein, protein MRNFVLGMAMASTALASPALARDNSWYIGAEFGPMLAEDLDLAIRDADGNETGIVSVDTDYGFDGGGYVGYDFGAFRLEAEASYRDANLDTLTVPASGIAFGTGGVAAAGDYEGTGGINALSFMLNGLFDFGSDDGLQFYAGAGIGVARTSVEARINDAGSPSIDDSSTDLAWQLIAGINAPLSDSVDVGLRYRMFTAEDVEVVDLGGRSLDEKWRTHSLMGTLTYNFGAPTPPPPPPPPPPPPPPPPPPPPPPPPPAPVCQQGPYIVFFNWDESDITPEAATILDNAVSAYANCGMASVMLAGHTDTSGSAQYNMGLAERRNSSVRDYLTARGIPDGRISSEAFGETQLRVPTADGVRELQNRRVEVTYGPGSGM, encoded by the coding sequence ATGCGGAATTTCGTCCTAGGAATGGCGATGGCCTCTACGGCCCTTGCATCGCCTGCCCTCGCACGAGATAACTCGTGGTACATCGGCGCCGAATTCGGCCCGATGCTCGCGGAAGATCTCGATCTCGCAATTCGTGATGCCGATGGCAATGAAACCGGCATCGTCAGCGTCGACACCGACTACGGTTTCGATGGCGGCGGCTATGTCGGCTACGACTTCGGTGCGTTCCGCCTCGAAGCCGAAGCCAGCTATCGCGACGCCAACCTCGACACCCTCACCGTTCCCGCAAGCGGCATCGCTTTCGGCACCGGCGGTGTTGCAGCTGCAGGCGACTACGAAGGTACCGGTGGTATCAACGCGCTGAGCTTCATGCTCAACGGCCTGTTCGACTTCGGCTCGGATGACGGCCTCCAGTTCTATGCTGGTGCCGGTATCGGTGTCGCTCGTACGAGCGTCGAAGCCCGCATCAACGACGCTGGCAGCCCGTCGATCGACGACTCCAGCACCGACCTTGCATGGCAGCTCATCGCCGGCATCAACGCTCCGCTGAGCGACAGTGTCGACGTCGGCCTGCGTTATCGCATGTTCACCGCTGAAGACGTTGAAGTCGTCGACCTTGGCGGTCGTTCGCTCGACGAAAAGTGGCGCACGCACTCGCTCATGGGCACGCTGACCTACAACTTCGGTGCTCCGACTCCGCCGCCGCCGCCGCCGCCGCCGCCGCCGCCGCCTCCCCCGCCGCCGCCGCCGCCGCCGCCGCCGCCGCCGCCGGCTCCGGTGTGCCAGCAGGGCCCGTACATCGTCTTCTTCAACTGGGACGAGTCGGACATCACTCCGGAAGCAGCGACGATCCTCGACAACGCGGTTTCGGCTTACGCCAACTGCGGCATGGCTTCGGTCATGCTCGCTGGCCACACCGACACCTCGGGTTCGGCCCAGTACAACATGGGCCTGGCAGAGCGTCGTAACTCGTCGGTTCGCGACTACCTGACCGCCCGCGGCATCCCCGATGGCCGGATCAGCAGCGAAGCCTTCGGCGAAACGCAGCTTCGCGTTCCGACCGCAGACGGCGTCCGCGAACTCCAGAACCGTCGTGTGGAAGTCACCTACGGTCCGGGTTCGGGCATGTAA
- a CDS encoding YqaA family protein: MLRSLYNWTMDKAAHPHAVWWLAFFCFIESSFFPIPPHPLLGLMCLAEPKKAVKFAAVATLSSVAGALLGYAIGWGLYDTVGVWLISSLGLSEAFPVAACHLREYDFEAILIAGATPVPFKLLTITAGFVGMNLVTFVLSSLFARALIFMTVGILFRVFGAPIKRLIDKYLGLLTTLFVVLVVGGVLVLAQFGSSDEGSDDVCANAPAIEAGV; the protein is encoded by the coding sequence GTGCTGCGCAGCCTCTACAACTGGACGATGGACAAGGCCGCGCACCCGCATGCGGTGTGGTGGCTGGCATTTTTCTGCTTCATCGAATCCTCCTTCTTCCCGATCCCGCCGCACCCGCTCTTGGGCCTCATGTGCCTCGCCGAACCGAAGAAGGCGGTGAAGTTCGCTGCTGTCGCGACGCTGTCGTCGGTTGCGGGCGCGCTGCTCGGCTATGCGATCGGCTGGGGCCTTTACGACACGGTCGGCGTGTGGCTGATCTCCAGTCTCGGCCTCAGCGAAGCCTTCCCGGTCGCCGCCTGCCATTTACGCGAATACGACTTCGAGGCGATCCTGATCGCCGGCGCCACGCCTGTCCCGTTCAAGCTGCTGACGATCACTGCCGGCTTCGTGGGCATGAACCTCGTCACTTTCGTGCTGTCGAGCTTGTTCGCCCGAGCGCTCATCTTCATGACGGTCGGCATCCTGTTCCGCGTCTTCGGTGCGCCGATCAAGCGGTTGATCGACAAGTACCTCGGCCTGCTGACCACGCTGTTCGTCGTGCTGGTGGTAGGCGGCGTGCTGGTGCTCGCCCAGTTCGGCAGCAGCGATGAAGGCAGCGACGACGTCTGCGCCAACGCTCCGGCTATCGAGGCGGGCGTCTAG
- a CDS encoding Crp/Fnr family transcriptional regulator, with the protein MSNILHSRTTRRSLVTPMLFTALDPSLQAHLRSGGVDREFADGQLIQQRGTQADGFWLIEEGSVMVGQFLPDGEFRAVALLGPGDSYGELAVFSGRPRIVDAVSRGTSRIRFIAARRFLDALGNYPASSKALLGALSAQLQDVLAILASVRRGTNPARLAELLANMAGEDGTVAITQQELADLLGVTRATAHAALRELQAKRLVERGYGRIRVPDRERLAAYALA; encoded by the coding sequence ATGTCCAATATTTTACATTCTCGCACGACTCGGCGCTCGCTGGTGACACCCATGCTGTTCACCGCGCTCGATCCGTCGCTCCAGGCGCATTTGCGCAGTGGCGGCGTGGACCGGGAATTCGCCGACGGGCAGCTTATCCAGCAGCGCGGGACGCAGGCCGACGGCTTCTGGCTGATCGAGGAAGGCTCGGTCATGGTCGGCCAGTTCCTGCCCGATGGCGAGTTCCGTGCTGTGGCCCTGCTGGGGCCAGGCGATTCCTATGGCGAGCTGGCGGTGTTCTCCGGCCGCCCGCGCATCGTCGATGCCGTGTCGCGCGGGACCAGCCGCATCCGCTTCATCGCGGCGCGCCGGTTCCTCGATGCGCTGGGCAATTACCCGGCATCGAGCAAGGCCCTGCTCGGCGCATTGTCGGCGCAGCTCCAGGACGTACTCGCAATCCTTGCCAGCGTGCGGCGCGGGACCAACCCTGCCCGCCTTGCCGAACTGCTTGCCAACATGGCGGGAGAGGACGGGACAGTGGCGATCACCCAGCAGGAGCTGGCCGACCTCCTCGGCGTGACACGGGCGACCGCCCATGCGGCCCTGCGCGAGTTGCAGGCGAAGCGGCTGGTGGAACGCGGCTACGGCCGCATCAGGGTGCCCGACCGCGAGCGGCTCGCCGCCTATGCGCTGGCCTAG
- a CDS encoding sterol desaturase family protein: protein MPASTIAIVAIYLGFALLELWRSNLFSKEEQSRDDGIVEAISMTMLLAVTQPTVLLLAGKIADMVAPQYAGALSGLNIFAAIALFLVLDDMLQYWWHRASHSTPWLYNLHRAHHNARYMSVRLVYRNNIIYYAMMPSLWMSGVLIWLGLGWVYAGYIVVKLLVITGAHSDVAWDEPLYAKKWLSPVMWVVERTISTPATHHAHHGRHADDPAVHYKGNYGNLLFFWDVLFGTAKITRTFPVSYGVENLAPATLGQQLLWPIFPENKVMDEPVGEGTTAKVA from the coding sequence ATGCCTGCATCGACCATCGCCATCGTGGCGATCTATCTCGGTTTCGCGCTGCTGGAGCTGTGGCGCTCCAACCTGTTCTCGAAAGAAGAGCAGTCGCGCGACGACGGGATCGTCGAGGCCATCAGCATGACCATGCTGCTCGCCGTGACCCAACCGACCGTGCTGCTGCTGGCGGGCAAGATCGCCGACATGGTCGCGCCGCAATATGCCGGCGCCCTGTCGGGCCTCAACATCTTCGCCGCGATCGCGCTGTTCCTCGTGCTCGACGACATGCTCCAATACTGGTGGCACCGCGCGAGCCATTCGACGCCGTGGCTCTACAATCTCCACCGCGCGCATCACAACGCGCGCTACATGAGCGTGCGGCTCGTCTACCGGAACAACATCATCTACTACGCCATGATGCCCAGCCTCTGGATGTCGGGCGTGCTGATCTGGCTCGGCCTCGGCTGGGTCTATGCGGGCTACATCGTGGTGAAGCTGCTGGTCATCACCGGCGCGCATTCGGACGTCGCCTGGGACGAGCCACTTTATGCGAAGAAATGGCTGTCGCCCGTCATGTGGGTGGTGGAGCGCACCATTTCGACGCCCGCGACGCACCACGCCCATCACGGCCGCCATGCGGACGATCCGGCGGTCCACTACAAGGGCAATTACGGAAACCTGCTGTTCTTCTGGGACGTGCTGTTCGGCACGGCCAAGATCACCCGCACCTTCCCGGTAAGCTACGGGGTCGAGAATCTCGCACCCGCCACGCTCGGCCAGCAATTGCTGTGGCCGATCTTCCCGGAGAACAAGGTGATGGACGAACCGGTTGGAGAGGGGACGACCGCAAAGGTCGCCTGA
- a CDS encoding OsmC family protein, whose protein sequence is MKTTNSGSATYEGLGKDGKGHVSTGSGALSDQPYGFNTRFEDAAGTNPEELVAAAHASCFTMALSFKLAEAGFSDGKVETEAKVTLEKLDGGFTVTRSALSTKGSVPGMDQAKFEELAADAKANCPISRLLNCEITLETAFEG, encoded by the coding sequence ATGAAGACGACCAATAGCGGCAGCGCGACCTACGAAGGCCTCGGCAAGGACGGCAAAGGCCATGTCTCGACCGGCTCGGGCGCGCTGTCGGACCAGCCCTACGGCTTCAACACGCGCTTCGAGGATGCAGCCGGGACAAACCCGGAAGAGCTGGTGGCCGCAGCCCATGCCAGCTGCTTCACCATGGCGCTCTCGTTCAAGCTGGCCGAAGCCGGCTTCAGCGACGGCAAGGTCGAAACCGAAGCGAAGGTGACGCTGGAAAAGCTCGACGGCGGCTTCACCGTGACCCGCTCGGCCCTGTCCACGAAGGGATCGGTCCCGGGCATGGACCAGGCGAAGTTCGAGGAACTGGCCGCCGATGCCAAGGCGAACTGCCCGATCTCGCGCCTGCTGAACTGCGAGATCACGCTGGAAACCGCCTTCGAAGGCTAA
- the spt gene encoding serine palmitoyltransferase has product MSEGISQPDQPIEREGEGKDLFSKFDDIIAMRQGLLDSGVEDPFNLVMEKVLSPTRAICNGRETILLGTYNYMGMTFDPDVVEAGKQALTDFGAGTTGSRVLNGTYQGHKDVEEALKDFYDMDHAMVFSTGYQANLGIISTIAGKGDYIVLDIDSHASIWDGCAMGNAEVVPFKHNDIEAMEKRLKRIPEGAGKLVILEGVYSMLGDVAPLKEMVAVAKKYGAMVLVDEAHSMGFIGEHGRGVCEAAGVIDDCDFIIGTFSKSVGTVGGFCVSNHPKFEIMRLVCRPYVFTASLPPSVVATACTSIRKLMHGSNKRAHLWENSKALHKGLKDLGFQLGTEEPQSAIIAVIMPDLQQGAAMWEALIKNGLYVNLARPPATPANMTLLRCSLCAEHSEEEVGQILDIFEKSGKAVGII; this is encoded by the coding sequence ATGAGCGAGGGCATCTCCCAGCCGGACCAGCCGATTGAGCGCGAGGGCGAAGGCAAGGACCTGTTCTCCAAGTTCGACGACATCATCGCCATGCGCCAAGGCCTGCTCGACAGCGGTGTCGAGGATCCCTTCAACCTGGTGATGGAAAAGGTCCTCTCGCCGACCCGCGCGATCTGCAACGGGCGCGAGACGATCCTGCTCGGCACCTACAATTACATGGGCATGACCTTCGACCCCGACGTGGTCGAGGCGGGCAAACAGGCGCTGACCGATTTCGGTGCGGGCACCACCGGCAGCCGCGTGCTCAATGGCACCTACCAAGGTCACAAGGACGTCGAGGAAGCGCTCAAGGACTTCTACGACATGGACCACGCGATGGTCTTCTCGACCGGCTACCAGGCCAATCTCGGGATCATCAGCACCATTGCGGGCAAGGGCGACTACATCGTCCTCGACATCGACAGCCATGCCAGCATCTGGGACGGCTGCGCGATGGGCAATGCCGAAGTCGTGCCCTTCAAGCACAATGACATCGAAGCGATGGAAAAGCGCCTCAAGCGCATTCCCGAAGGCGCCGGCAAGCTGGTCATCCTCGAAGGCGTCTACTCGATGCTGGGCGATGTCGCGCCGCTGAAGGAAATGGTCGCGGTCGCCAAGAAATATGGCGCCATGGTGCTGGTCGACGAAGCGCACTCGATGGGCTTCATCGGCGAACACGGGCGCGGCGTGTGCGAAGCGGCCGGCGTGATCGACGATTGCGATTTCATCATCGGCACTTTCTCCAAGAGCGTGGGCACGGTGGGCGGCTTCTGCGTCTCCAACCATCCCAAGTTCGAGATCATGCGCCTGGTGTGCCGCCCCTATGTCTTCACCGCTTCGCTCCCGCCGAGCGTGGTGGCGACCGCCTGCACCTCGATCCGCAAGCTGATGCACGGATCGAACAAGCGCGCGCATCTCTGGGAAAATTCCAAGGCGCTGCACAAGGGCCTGAAGGACCTGGGCTTCCAGCTCGGGACCGAGGAACCGCAAAGCGCGATCATCGCGGTGATCATGCCCGACCTCCAGCAGGGCGCGGCCATGTGGGAAGCGCTGATCAAGAACGGGCTTTACGTGAACCTCGCGCGTCCGCCGGCAACGCCTGCCAACATGACGCTGCTGCGCTGCTCGCTGTGTGCCGAACACAGCGAGGAAGAGGTCGGTCAGATCCTCGATATCTTCGAGAAGTCGGGCAAGGCCGTCGGCATCATCTGA
- a CDS encoding acyl carrier protein: MDRAEVDAKIREIAEPFNKKGVNITEDTSFQNDLEFDSLTVMDFVAEIEDEFDIIISMNQQAEIETYGQLVDAVNKMQAD; the protein is encoded by the coding sequence ATGGACCGAGCGGAAGTCGACGCGAAGATTCGCGAGATCGCCGAACCCTTCAACAAGAAGGGAGTCAACATCACCGAAGACACGAGCTTCCAGAACGACCTGGAGTTCGACAGCCTGACGGTCATGGATTTCGTTGCCGAGATCGAGGACGAGTTCGACATCATCATCTCGATGAACCAGCAGGCCGAGATCGAAACCTACGGCCAGCTCGTCGATGCCGTGAACAAGATGCAGGCCGACTGA
- a CDS encoding response regulator has product MARRILVVEDNDLNRKLFCDVLKANGHEVVPVADGNNVLATARKFSPDLVIMDIQLPGVSGVDLIAEIKRDGELAKVPVLAVTAYAGKGDEERIRGAGAEDYLAKPVSIGPFMAAVRRLVGE; this is encoded by the coding sequence GTGGCAAGAAGAATCCTCGTTGTCGAGGACAACGATCTCAATCGTAAGTTGTTCTGTGACGTGCTCAAGGCAAACGGGCACGAAGTCGTTCCCGTGGCCGACGGCAACAACGTGCTGGCGACGGCGCGCAAGTTCTCGCCCGACCTCGTCATCATGGACATCCAGCTGCCCGGGGTGAGCGGGGTCGACCTGATCGCCGAAATCAAGCGCGACGGCGAACTGGCGAAAGTGCCCGTGCTGGCCGTGACCGCCTATGCAGGCAAGGGCGACGAGGAGCGGATTCGCGGTGCCGGGGCAGAGGATTACCTCGCCAAGCCGGTGTCGATCGGCCCCTTCATGGCCGCCGTGCGCCGCCTGGTCGGCGAATAG
- a CDS encoding DUF3572 family protein, which translates to MALEALGWALVDERRAERLLSLTGLTPERLRHGIAEREVQAAVLEFLANHEPDLISAADALGTTPEALVAAHRSLSQ; encoded by the coding sequence CTGGCGCTGGAAGCGCTGGGCTGGGCGCTGGTCGACGAGCGCCGGGCAGAGCGCCTGTTGTCGCTGACCGGCCTGACGCCCGAACGCCTTCGCCACGGCATCGCCGAACGCGAAGTGCAGGCCGCCGTGCTCGAATTCCTCGCAAATCACGAACCCGACCTTATCTCGGCAGCCGATGCGCTGGGCACCACGCCCGAAGCGCTGGTCGCTGCCCACAGGAGCCTGTCACAATGA